A single region of the Podospora pseudopauciseta strain CBS 411.78 chromosome 1, whole genome shotgun sequence genome encodes:
- the SRB8 gene encoding RNA polymerase II mediator complex subunit (BUSCO:EOG092605ZA; COG:K; EggNog:ENOG503NVBZ) yields MTSRPPLGVQQRQPQQHSLAGPGLSQRPAAHQRALSQQQQFLPPSPIRKETGSFEFTPPDYNDGANTRYPGQRRGGSRLKLELSHESLESITHTGIIESPNAIDSSKPFTPSRMMLPTDSSDLGDMSPHFSHLPTVDLDAPLPMPQRRLRITLPRRDPPPIPSTTTRKDVPPKPYQVEVPSAAPRYYTHGKVEARPRKGGAASTAGHLAPPPSIGYADFYPWMGNHPEDQFSENVIRQGHFDKPAFNPDTQSGKYAIFPSMKGANSSLHTLSAIFTAALGARRNNGQIASHSTFRYPPRVTVTDTKRELWLKDLANPASSLRRLARTIPHGLRNQALLEQCLNKRIPFERAVWLIQCVGANELRTCKRKGVSLAQSFAAEVRWIKDWTVSVQKFVENVLFSFDDKDWKARVQYVVLLATHLYEQYLLDRETYMEWLVSSFENSNQNRLPMWMLITEIYWKDLLKLRRYGRRLVTALISHHQLVFNHPDRDILQPLLSKTTTLLNTLILSSPENFVSPSVWSKYRDTIKACLPVGDTERHDAFAAIGSRNEQLMASGNRSQPAARHILVQWLDRNTQAPMSEEGPANSWNISKDKSALARALLEWCTSLYRPGKTKVYIAGQLLQHWSMLGLDVTTEILDFLDADPCAQKERKDHLYHLVCELVRSKDFSVPRYIQWLSARGGITNPEDILPDGPASTRLLAEIPPFGLSSEQRNLRSGMLRRASFSVDDEARDAEMALKLVRQSLGLPLDPADPIRQRKPRSINKISQQIQTASRALKAEIGRWLRDSVASTYGGKDKTGSGGPGASPTLFGSIRQILEAAEDLSMLADVLRSLISNACVEVLAAIANTVNRHFFIFSALGVSKGLFNDLSKKLRAVYLEQGPGARPLLVSLVSLAPRIPGMDELATQLRKDLALSSRQNPVDACSPVSDNMIARLQDDSNDLHEEIEKLLAAGTSVDRKIMENLFQTIIQRLHQSWGESADKQRVCSVLLARLRVFDMPLFDALMAKWIAYLRTLTNRPSIDRIFPLLVSNGCLTMPTILASTSDSSTPTPITRVPTGGASWPQIVQITYRTRYMQEALKLLMNPLRPDYDLITPEEIYRFTNLQEQVLRENPKDMLALIGSAMAEYSFARAQNDTLGLPLDDPIIQERLSTLIKLLVLKDAAGVGRALAAWAARSPDGYVGSWIDNMTTKLLLPSADRHTHITFDQILELTNEFTWPFCHLQLFLQTSTPPTDQSNNQQAPAADRQPSTLDSLTSAMDRAIDKKNLTWVGIVLSLNVEVVQQLKGRAQSRFLGLIPSPREPLPVNTAGPVPEQSLQMAENLLSVIEALMRGSPPGARQPQLPPEVVIKLSDLWELVANPELDLSAKQQIITRWLPLLLNFITLHTQAFDASKASSDIRARLLVVCAGLMQELDALHGPGAHTRGLAARVFDLGCVLSDNLPEEQRGQCVRALFGTGSGNGGGDGRLRYLLSWAGSGSNGCEGIWVSVRERGRQVAMGGQQQGQVMKDGVGFAVEKLAVPGGLWSGTTTATPGVVVGGNNGGQQQQQQQQTVAGIGGGERLTPFGMRKWDIVHVPTGAVVENDTGLDLSLFEARGQKVWPAKQL; encoded by the exons ATGACCTCCCGGCCCCCACTGGGCGTCCAGCAGCGACAGCCCCAGCAGCATTCGCTGGCCGGGCCAGGTTTGTCGCAACGGCCGGCAGCGCATCAGCGCGCCctctcacagcagcagcagttccTGCCACCGTCACCCATACGAAAAGAGACAGGTTCGTTCGAATTCACTCCGCCAGATTATAACGATGGCGCAAACACGAGGTATCCGGGCCAGCGCCGCGGCGGTTCGCGCCTCAAGCTCGAGCTGTCGCACGAGTCCCTCGAGTCCATTACCCATACCGGCATCATCGAGTCGCCCAACGCCATCGACTCCTCGAAACCCTTCACTCCCTCTCGCATGATGCTCCCTACCGACTCCTCCGACCTGGGCGACATGAGCCCACACTTTTCCCATCTCCCGACCGTCGATCTGGACGCCCCTTTGCCCATGCCCCAGCGCCGGTTACGAATCACGCTTCCCCGTCGCGACCCCCCACCGATACCTTCTACCACGACAAGAAAAGACGTGCCGCCGAAGCCATACCAAGTCGAGGTACCATCTGCTGCTCCGCGCTATTATACACATGGCAAAGTCGAAGCCCGGCCACGAAAAGGAGGCGCCGCTTCTACAGCGGGACAtctggctcctcctccgtcgaTTGGCTATGCAGACTTCTATCCCTGGATGGGAAATCATCCAGAGGATCAGTTTTCCGAAAATGTTATTCGACAGGGCCACTTTGACAAGCCAGCGTTCAACCCCGATACGCAGTCGGGCAAGTACGCCATATTCCCGTCGATGAAAGGGGCAAACAGTTCGCTCCATACACTCTCCGCCATATTTACCGCCGCTCTGGGAGCAAGAAGAAACAACGGCCAGATCGCGTCTCATTCGACCTTTAGGTACCCGCCTCGAGTGACGGTTACCGACACAAAGAGGGAATTATGGTTGAAGGATCTTGCCAATCCTGCTTCCTCCCTTCGAAGGCTTGCTCGAACCATCCCCCATGGCCTCCGAAACCAGGCCTTGCTCGAACAGTGCTTGAACAAGAGGATTCCGTTTGAGCGCGCGGTGTGGTTGATACAATGTGTCGGTGCGAACGAGCTACGGACCTGCAAGCGGAAGGGCGTTAGTCTCGCCCAATCTTTCGCTGCTGAAGTCCGTTGGATTAAGGACTGGACGGTCTCCGTGCAGAAGTTCGTTGAAAATGTGCTCTTCTCCTTTGACGACAAGGACTGGAAAGCCAGGGTCCAGTACGTGGTTCTTCTGGCTACACACCTATACGAGCAATATTTGCTTGATCGGGAGACGTACATGGAGTGGCTTGTCTCCAGTTTCGAAAACAGCAATCAGAATCGGCTTCCCATGTGGATGCTCATCACCGAGATATATTGGAAAGATTTACTCAAGCTCAGGAGATATGGACGGAGACTGGTCACCGCTCTTATTAGTCATCATCAGCTG GTCTTCAACCATCCGGACAGAGACATATTACAACCGCTGCTttcaaaaacaacaacactgCTCAATACACTGATACTAAGCAGTCCGGAAAACTTCGTATCGCCTTCTGTTTGGTCAAAATATCGAGACACGATCAAAGCATGCTTGCCAGTTGGTGATACAGAACGGCATGACGCCTTCGCAGCTATTGGGTCTCGAAACGAGCAGCTCATGGCATCTGGAAACAGATCACAGCCGGCCGCCCGCCACATATTAGTGCAGTGGTTGGACAGGAACACTCAGGCACCCATGTCGGAAGAAGGGCCTGCGAATTCTTGGAACATTTCCAAGGACAAATCTGCGCTGGCAAGGGCCCTGCTGGAGTGGTGCACTTCGCTTTACCGCCCAGGAAAAACGAAAGTCTACATCGCCGGTCAGCTGTTGCAACACTGGAGCATGCTGGGCTTGGACGTCACCACCGAAATCTTGGATTTTTTAGATGCTGACCCTTGTGCGCAAAAGGAGCGCAAAGACCACCTCTATCATCTTGTCTGCGAGCTTGTTCGCTCCAAGGACTTCTCTGTGCCGCGTTACATCCAATGGCTCAGCGCAAGGGGAGGTATAACTAATCCTGAGGATATTCTGCCTGATGGACCGGCATCCACGCGACTTCTTGCAGAGATTCCTCCTTTCGGCCTGTCGAGCGAGCAGAGGAATCTTAGAAGTGGAATGCTTCGACGTGCCTCGTTCAGCGTGGACGATGAAGCACGAGACGCAGAAATGGCTCTAAAGTTAGTGAGGCAGTCCCTAGGCCTCCCCCTGGATCCAGCAGACCCCATCCGGCAGCGAAAACCACGAAGTATCAATAAAATCAGCCAGCAAATACAAACCGCCAGTCGAGCGCTCAAGGCAGAAATCGGTCGCTGGCTCCGGGATAGTGTGGCTTCCACATATGGTGGGAAGGACAAGACAGGGAGCGGTGGCCCTGGAGCATCGCCGACGTTATTTGGCAGCATTCGACAAATCCTCGAAGCTGCTGAGGATTTGTCCATGCTTGCAGACGTTCTGAGATCGCTCATCTCCAACGCTTGCGTAGAGGTACTGGCCGCCATAGCGAACACGGTCAACCGAcacttcttcatcttctcgGCTTTGGGTGTCTCCAAAGGACTTTTCAACGACTTGAGCAAAAAGCTCAGGGCTGTCTATCTGGAGCAGGGACCTGGAGCCCGACCACTGTTGGTCTCACTCGTCTCCCTAGCCCCAAGAATACCTGGGATGGACGAGCTGGCCACACAACTCAGGAAAGATTTGGCACTTAGCAGTCGTCAAAATCCCGTGGACGCCTGTTCGCCTGTTTCGGACAATATGATTGCTCGGCTGCAGGATGATAGCAACGACTTGCACGAGGAGATCGAGAAGCTGCTGGCTGCCGGCACAAGCGTGGACAGGAAAATTATGGAGAACCTGTTCCAAACCATCATCCAGAGGCTACATCAAAGCTGGGGAGAGTCAGCCGACAAGCAACGGGTATGCAGTGTGCTCCTTGCTCGGTTGCGTGTTTTTGACATGCCGCTCTTTGATGCCCTTATGGCAAAGTGGATTGCCTACCTGCGGACTCTGACCAATCGGCCCTCTATCGATCGCATCTTTCCTCTCCTGGTCTCGAACGGATGCCTAACGATGCCGACGATACTCGCATCAACATCAGACTCGTCTACACCGACACCAATCACACGCGTCCCAACAGGCGGAGCCAGCTGGCCCCAGATTGTCCAGATCACCTACCGAACAAGATACATGCAGGAGGCGCTCAAACTGCTGATGAACCCGCTGCGGCCTGATTATGACCTGATCACGCCCGAGGAGATCTACCGCTTCACCAACCTTCAAGAGCAGGTTCTGAGGGAGAACCCCAAAGATATGCTTGCTCTCATTGGCTCAGCCATGGCCGAGTACTCCTTCGCGCGAGCTCAAAACGATACTTTGGGCCTTCCGCTCGATGACCCCATCATACAGGAACGTCTCTCGACACTGATCAAGCTCTTGGTGTTGAAAGACGCTGCTGGCGTTGGTCGTGCGTTGGCCGCCTGGGCAGCCAGAAGCCCAGATGGTTATGTTGGCAGTTGGATCGACAATATGACGACTAAACTCCTCCTTCCGTCGGCTGATAGACACACCCACATCACCTTTGACCAAATCCTGGAGCTCACCAACGAGTTTACCTGGCCCTTTTGTcacctccagctcttcctccaaACCTCGACGCCTCCAACTGACCAGAGCAATAACCAACAAGCACCTGCAGCCGATAGGCAGCCGTCTACACTCGACTCCTTGACCAGCGCCATGGACAGGGCAATCGACAAGAAGAATCTGACCTGGGTGGGGATTGTGCTTTCGCTAAACGTGGAAGTGGTCCAGCAGCTCAAGGGCAGAGCCCAAAGCCGCTTCCTCGGGCTGATCCCATCTCCCCGGGAACCCCTTCCGGTCAACACAGCCGGCCCCGTACCGGAACAGTCGCTCCAAATGGCCGAGAACTTGCTATCTGTCATTGAAGCCCTCATGAGGGGCAGCCCACCCGGGGCAAGACAGCCGCAGCTTCCGCCAGAGGTTGTCATCAAGCTATCTGACCTCTGGGAGCTCGTCGCCAACCCGGAGCTGGACCTCTCGGCCAAACAGCAGATCATCACGCGGTGGCTGCCGCTGCTCCTAAACTTCATCACGCTGCACACCCAGGCTTTTGACGCGAGCAAGGCCTCTAGTGACATTCGCGCGCGACTGCTGGTTGTCTGCGCAGGTCTGATGCAGGAATTGGACGCGCTGCACGGACCGGGTGCTCATACTAGGGGGCTGGCGGCCAGGGTGTTTGACTTGGGGTGTGTGCTGAGTGATAATTTGCCCGAGGAGCAAAGGGGGCAGTGTGTGAGAGCGTTGTTCGGGACGGGGAGTGGCaatggtgggggggatgggaggttgaggtatTTGTTGAGCTGGGCGGGGAGTGGGAGCAATGGGTGTGAGGGGATTTGGGTTAGTGTTAGGGAACGGGGGAGGCAGGTGGCGATgggggggcagcagcagggacAGGTGATGAAGGATGGGGTTGGCTTTGCGGTTGAGAAGTTGGCAGTTCCGGGGGGGTTATGGAGtgggacgacgacggcgacgccgggggtggtggtgggggggaacaATGGGggacaacagcagcaacaacagcagcagactGTTGCTGgtattgggggaggggagaggttgACGCCGTTTGGGATGAGGAAGTGGGATATTGTTCATGTCCCTActggggcggtggtggagaatgATACGGGGTTGGATTTGTCGCTTTTTGAGGCGAGGGGGCAGAAGGTTTGGCCTGCTAAACAGTTGTAG
- the MC69 gene encoding Secreted virulence factor mc69 (EggNog:ENOG503P71J): MKFIAVVMSLCVSLASAGVVIIPIKPEQVVPKASEDCYFGVVTPMGCGTSQEQLDNITSRHKHDVIGDML; the protein is encoded by the exons ATGAAGTTCATCGCTGTTGTCATGTCACTTTGCGTCTCCCTCGCCAGCGCGGGAGTGGttatcatccccatcaagcCGGAGCAGGTCGTTCCCAAGGCGTCGGAGGATTGTTACTTTGGGGTTGTAACGCCTATGGGGTGCGGG ACCTCTCAGGAACAACTAGATAATATCACCTCTCGGCACAAACATGATGTGATTGGGGACATGCTCTAG
- a CDS encoding hypothetical protein (COG:S; EggNog:ENOG503P55S): MASTKDARRPDLIVPFQEPASKGDNPELASTLSSTLPMAAIFMRNRYVGWAAVAFSLQSWLGESEETKKSNSSPGYFAVGMSLMSLIVTYLPLFLPPSPGLQQGSSTEAPAPVPPA; the protein is encoded by the exons ATGGCCTCAACCAAAGATGCCCGCAGACCGGACTTGA TTGTCCCCTTTCAAGAACCCGCCAGCAAGGGGGACAATCCCGAGCTTGCCTCAACTCTCTCCTCCACTCTACCAATGGCGGCTATCTTCATGCGCAACCGCTATGTTGGATG GGCCGCTGTTGCTTTCTCCCTCCAGTCCTGGCTTGGAGAGTCTGAAGAGACCAAGAAGAGCAACTCTTCCCCCGGATACTTTGCCGTGGGCATGTCAT TGATGTCCCTAATCGTTACCTAccttcccctcttcctccccccttctcccggTCTTCAACAGGGGAGCTCGACCGAGGCTCCTGCCCCGGTTCCTCCTGCCTAA